In a single window of the Coregonus clupeaformis isolate EN_2021a chromosome 10, ASM2061545v1, whole genome shotgun sequence genome:
- the LOC121575443 gene encoding cytokine-inducible SH2-containing protein isoform X2, which translates to MIARTMNSMQQDHGERRGSCQNRAAPLYDSTEDLCCITTTFQYLQNSGWYWGSISASEARDALLKMSVGTFLVRDSSHPLYMLTLSVKTAIGPTNVRIEYSGGHFRLDSSSPGPPHLLSFPDVCSLVQHYVEDPPKPKAKPSPAQPAVKENAVLLKLLRPLPQAFPSLQHLTRLTINHHTDCPNQLPLPCSLVRYLQDYPFQV; encoded by the exons ATGATTGCCAGGACGATGAACAGCATGCAGCAGGATCATGGTGAGAGAAGAGGGTCATGTCAGAATCGGGCTGCCCCTCTCTACGACTCTACAGAGGACCTCTGCTGCATCACCACCACCTTCCAGTACCTGCAAAACTCAG GCTGGTATTGGGGCTCCATTTCGGCCAGTGAGGCTCGAGACGCTCTCCTGAAGATGTCAGTGGGAACGTTCCTGGTACGCGACAGCAGCCACCCCCTCTACATGCTGACCCTGTCAGTGAAGACAGCCATTGGCCCCACCAATGTACGCATAGAGTACAGCGGGGGTCACTTCCGGCTCGACTCCAGCTCCCCAGGCCCCCCTCACTTGCTGTCCTTCCCTGATGTCTGCAGCCTGGTACAGCATTATGTGGAGGACCCTCCTAAACCTAAAGCcaaacccagcccagcccagcccgcAGTGAAGGAAAATGCAGTACTGCTCAAACTGCTGCGTCCCCTGCCCCAGGCCTTCCCCTCCCTCCAGCACCTTACCCGACTCACCATCAACCACCACACTGACTGTCCTAACCAGCTGCCCCTGCCATGCTCACTAGTGCGCTACCTTCAGGACTACCCCTTCCAGGTATGA
- the LOC121575437 gene encoding transmembrane protein 43, which yields MVGRGTIQTMSASTLSAEHDQHTRTTSRSKPGFLERLSETAGGTVLGVTLFALSFYVLFTNEGRALRTATSLDEGLSQVVSLHLYSSPLDHNNNHLVHLTAPLRTLQPLHDPNYRVAVQAVKLKRQVEMYQWVEYSESRDYDEGGESKTETTYNYNTEWKAELINSRNFDKEIGHINPSAMAVESVTVVTPDVQVGPFSLSKGLVDQIENFQTLRLKDLPAPDSDSFLTVDEDYFYHTQHPRRPEVGDVRVSFSYAGLSGEGSYPGPAQTVSVVAMQSDDTLKPFRTKSGDILEIIYLEELTAEEVFEREQKNNAMLTWALRAGGWLLMFLGISLMIRIIHTLVDWVPILRELISLGLKLFALCVSCSLSLLTISSGWIFYRPLVAVGLIAMAVIPIVIARSRAPAKKHQ from the exons ATGGTTGGGCGTGGAACTATCCAGACAATGTCAGCTTCAACA TTATCGGCAGAACATGACCAGCACACGCGGACAACCAGCCGTTCCAAGCCCGGCTTCCTGGAGCGTCTGAGTGAAACCGCAGGGGGAACAGTTCTTGGTGTTACACTGTTCGCGCTCTCTTTTTACGTCCTTTTCACCAATGAG GGAAGGGCCCTGAGAACCGCTACCTCCCTGGATGAGGGTCTCTCTCAGGTGGTGTCCCTGCACCTGTACTCCAGCCCACTGGACCATAACAACAACCATCTGGTTCACCTGACAGCCCCACTGCGCACCTTACAG cccCTCCATGACCCGAACTACAGAGTGGCGGTGCAGGCGGTGAAGCTGAAGAGACAGGTGGAGATGTACCAATGGGTGGAGTACAGCGAGAGCAG AGACTATGACGAGGGTGGAGAGTCCAAGACTGAGACTACGTACAACTACA ATACAGAGTGGAAGGCAGAGCTTATCAACAGCAGGAACTTTGATAAAGAGATTGGTCACATCAACCCGAG TGCCATGGCAGTGGAGAGTGTAACAGTGGTGACTCCTGATGTTCAGGTTGGACCTTTCTCGCTCTCCAAAG GATTGGTGGATCAGATTGAGAACTTCCAGACATTGCGTCTGAAGGATCTCCCCGCTCCTGACTCTGACTCCTTTCTCACGGTCGATGAGGACTACTTCTACCACACCCAACACCCCCGCAGACCAGAG GTGGGAGACGTGCGTGTGAGCTTCTCCTATGCTGGACTCAGTGGGGAGGGGAGCTACCCTGGGCCAGCCCAGACA GTCAGTGTTGTGGCCATGCAGAGTGATGACACCTTGAAGCCCTTTAGGACCAAGTCAGGAGACATACTAGAGATCATCTACCTGGAGGAGCTCACTGCTGAG GAAGTGTTTGAGAGGGAGCAAAAGAACAATGCTATGCTGACCTGGGCTCTCAGGGCTGGAGGCTGGTTACTCATGTTCCTCGGCATTAGTCTGATGATCCGCATCATCCACACACTGG TGGATTGGGTCCCTATTCTTAGAGAGCTGATCAGCTTGGGGCTGAAGCTCTTTGCCCTGTGTGTTTcctgctccctctccctgctcacCATCTCCTCTGGCTGGATCTTCTACCGCCCCCTAGTGGCTGTGGGGCTGATTGCCATGGCTGTGATTCCGATCGTCATCGCCCGCTCTCGCGCCCCGGCCAAGAAACACCAATGA
- the LOC121575443 gene encoding cytokine-inducible SH2-containing protein isoform X1, whose product MKNCFCSLIFTDFHQSGFSLGVRQLMLFIPLNIKHKASYMSNLSPLPPLILFDHIVGWKSQPFCHTYDICFCLHSNYCVIAYPIHALNGQSFLHLRALLPGPPSNMIARTMNSMQQDHGERRGSCQNRAAPLYDSTEDLCCITTTFQYLQNSGWYWGSISASEARDALLKMSVGTFLVRDSSHPLYMLTLSVKTAIGPTNVRIEYSGGHFRLDSSSPGPPHLLSFPDVCSLVQHYVEDPPKPKAKPSPAQPAVKENAVLLKLLRPLPQAFPSLQHLTRLTINHHTDCPNQLPLPCSLVRYLQDYPFQV is encoded by the exons ATGAAAAACTGTTTTTGTAGTCTGATATTCACTGATTTTCATCAGTCAGGATTttctctgggtgtgcgccagctcatgctttttattccCCTAAACATCAAACACAAAGCAAGTTACATGAGcaatctctcccccctcccaccaCTTATCTTATTTGACCACATTGTGGGGTGGAAATCACAACCATTTTGCCACACCTATGACATATGTTTCTGTCTCCATAGTAACTACTGTGTTATAGCCTATCCAATCCATGCACTAAATGGACAATCGTTTCTTCACCTCAGGGCTCTGTTGCCAGGGCCACCTTCGAATATGATTGCCAGGACGATGAACAGCATGCAGCAGGATCATGGTGAGAGAAGAGGGTCATGTCAGAATCGGGCTGCCCCTCTCTACGACTCTACAGAGGACCTCTGCTGCATCACCACCACCTTCCAGTACCTGCAAAACTCAG GCTGGTATTGGGGCTCCATTTCGGCCAGTGAGGCTCGAGACGCTCTCCTGAAGATGTCAGTGGGAACGTTCCTGGTACGCGACAGCAGCCACCCCCTCTACATGCTGACCCTGTCAGTGAAGACAGCCATTGGCCCCACCAATGTACGCATAGAGTACAGCGGGGGTCACTTCCGGCTCGACTCCAGCTCCCCAGGCCCCCCTCACTTGCTGTCCTTCCCTGATGTCTGCAGCCTGGTACAGCATTATGTGGAGGACCCTCCTAAACCTAAAGCcaaacccagcccagcccagcccgcAGTGAAGGAAAATGCAGTACTGCTCAAACTGCTGCGTCCCCTGCCCCAGGCCTTCCCCTCCCTCCAGCACCTTACCCGACTCACCATCAACCACCACACTGACTGTCCTAACCAGCTGCCCCTGCCATGCTCACTAGTGCGCTACCTTCAGGACTACCCCTTCCAGGTATGA
- the LOC121575450 gene encoding transforming protein RhoA-like, with product MAAIRKKLVIVGDGACGKTCLLIVFSKDQFPEVYVPTVFENYVADIEVDSKQVELALWDTAGQEDYDRLRPLSYPDTDVILMCFSIDSPDSLENIPEKWTPEVKHFCPNVPIILVGNKKDLRNDEHTRRELAKMKQEPVKPEEGRDMANRISAFGYMECSAKTKDGVREVFEMATRAALQARRGKQRNKCLLL from the exons ATGGCAGCCATCCGAAAGAAGCTGGTCATAGTTGGAGATGGAGCATGTGGGAAGACCTGTCTGCTCATCGTCTTCAGTAAAGACCAGTTCCCTGAAGTCTACGTGCCCACTGTCTTCGAGAACTATGTCGCTGACATTGAGGTCGACAGCAAACAG GTTGAGTTGGCACTATGGGATACAGCAGGCCAGGAGGACTATGATAGGCTCCGCCCCCTATCTTACCCAGATACAGATGTCATCCTCATGTGCTTCTCCATCGATAGCCCTGACAGTTTGG AAAACATCCCAGAGAAATGGACTCCAGAGGTCAAACACTTCTGCCCTAACGTTCCCATCATCCTTGTGGGCAACAAAAAGGACCTGCGTAACGACGAGCACACCCGTAGAGAGCTAGCTAAGATGAAGcag GAGCCTGTGAAACCAGAGGAGGGGCGTGACATGGCGAACCGGATCAGTGCCTTCGGCTACATGGAGTGCTCCGCAAAGACCAAGGATGGCGTCAGGGAAGTGTTTGAGATGGCCACCAGGGCGGCGCTACAGGCCCGGCGGGGGAAGCAGAGAAATAAATGCCTCCTACTGTAA